The following proteins are co-located in the Betta splendens chromosome 9, fBetSpl5.4, whole genome shotgun sequence genome:
- the def6c gene encoding differentially expressed in FDCP 6 homolog codes for MDLKSELLKSIWYAFTSLDVEKCGKVSKSQLKVLSHNLYTVLKIPHDPVALEEHFQDDDDGPVSNHGYMPYLNKYILDKVKEGTYDKERFDDLCWMMTMKKNYKAVPGAALLSERDCFKLFCLFNLLSEDRYPLVMIPEEVEYLIKKISAAMSQEWDGKPLEDLISQDAAVQEEGMSVWCFLEHMGAGRLLRVTSAEAFSLALDDVFLEMYHNVLKRGYMWKKGHVRRNWTERWFVLKPSSLAYYVSEDLKDKRGDVQLDRSCVVEPLPDREGKRCMFCVKTHSKTYEMSASDQRQKVEWTQAIQTALRLQSEGKSSFHHELKLKRRVQRQSSQRERSRSSRSSCSSRSSQSDDSNVPKMEKTEKEKDRQDLEIESIIQHARELEIRRREAEERERRRQREVQIELERQLKEAEMLRDSMQAEMQEKERKAEQQKKRIQELELTQRKLEAALNMEIQARLEEERARQELERLLQAEEEKRKQFQLLQEQQKAMQGRGPARDTDDGGTGEGAPSALDSASQELQHLQASRQRSHQRLEEVQEKLRNASQHVRHWNVQLNRLMTPITPGGRMQSHLSSRQMCPKKEVALASNEFVSKFKGRADRSSPKPDDDDVQLEEQLEWMEPANLSDGSDDSQEKPNGQM; via the exons ATGGACCTAAAGTCCGAACTCCTCAAGTCCATATGGTACGCCTTCACTTCGCTGGACGTGGAGAAGTGCGGGAAGGTCTCCAAATCGCAGTTAAAG GTGCTGTctcacaacctgtacacagtgCTGAAGATCCCACATGACCCCGTGGCGCTGGAGGAGCACTTCCAGGACGATGACGACGGCCCCGTGTCCAATCACGGCTACATGCCCTACCTCAACAAGTATATACTGGACAAG GTCAAAGAGGGGACGTACGACAAGGAGAGGTTTGACGACCTGTGCTGGATGATGACCATGAAGAAGAACTACAAGGCGGTACCAggggcggcgctgctctcagagaGAGACTGCTTCAAGCTCTTCTGCTTGTTCAACCTCCTGTCTGAGGACCGCTACCCGCTGGTGATGATTCCAGAGGAG GTGGAGTATCTCATCAAGAAGATCTCCGCTGCGATGAGTCAGGAGTGGGATGGGAAGCCCTTGGAGGATTTAATATCCCAGGATGCCGCGGTGCAGGAAGAGGGCATGTCTGTGTGGTGCTTCTTGGAGCACATGGGCGCCGGGCGGCTGCTGAGGGTCACCAGCGCCGAGGCCTTCAGCCTGGCGCTGGACGACGTTTTCCTGGAGATGTACCACAACGTCCTGAAGAGG GGTTACATGTGGAAAAAGGGCCACGTGCGCAGGAACTGGACGGAGCGCTGGTTCGTGCTGAAGCCCTCCTCCCTGGCGTACTACGTCAGCGAGGACCTGAAGGACAAGCGAGGGGACGTCCAGCTGGACCGGAGCTGCGTGGTGGAG CCGCTTCCGGACAGGGAGGGGAAGCGCTGCATGTTCTGTGTGAAGACCCACAGCAAAACCTATGAGATGAGCGCGTCTGACCAGAGGCAGAAGGTTGAGTGGACGCAAG CCATTCAGACAGCCCTCCGTCTCCAGAGTGAGGGCAAGTCCTCCTTTCACCACGAACTCAAACTAAAGAGGCGAGTCCAGCGCCAGAGCAGCCAACGGGAACGCAGCCGGAGCtcccgcagcagctgcagcagccggagcAGCCAGTCGGACGACTCCAATGTCCCCAAGAtggagaagacagagaaagaaaaggaccGACAGGATTTAGAGATTGAAAGCATCATTCAG CATGCGCGGGAGTTGGAAATCAGACGacgagaggcagaggagagagaaaggaggagacagagggaggtgcAGATAGAGCTGGAGAGACAGCTCAAAGAGGCCGAGATG ctgaGGGACAGCATGCAGGCGGAGATGCAGGAGAAGGAACGGAAAGcggagcagcagaagaagaggattcaggagctggagctgacacAGCGGAAACTGGAGGCCGCGCTCAACATGGAGATCCAGGctcggctggaggaggagagggccagacaggagctggagag gctgctgcaggctgaagaggagaagaggaagcagttccagctcctgcaggagcagcagaaggccATGCAGGGCCGGGGCCCCGCGCGCGACACCGACGACGGCGGCACAGGCGAGGGCGCCCCCTCGGCCCTCGACTCGGCCTCGCAGGAGCTCCAGCATCTGCAGGCCTCTCGCCAGAGGAGCCACCAGCGCTTGGAGGAGGTCCAGGAGAAGCTCAGGAACGCCAGTCAACACGTGCGGCACTGGAACGTGCAGCTGAACCGCCTGATGACGCCCATCACCCCTGGAG GCCGTATGCAGAGTCACCTATCATCAAGGCAAATGTGCCCCAAGAAGGAGGTAGCGCTGGCGAGCAACGAGTTCGTCTCTAAATTCAAGGGCCGAGCGGATCGGAGCAGCCCAAAGCCGGACGACGACGacgtgcagctggaggagcagctggagtggATGGAGCCCGCGAACCTGTCGGACGGATCCGACGACTCACAGGAAAAACCCAACGGACAAATGTGA
- the mcat gene encoding malonyl-CoA-acyl carrier protein transacylase, mitochondrial, with translation MRASRFVSMFAASRGKVKPLFSLSRTLSSAEHPPAESRSVLPEPAEERSPSRRKDPSGCSVFLFPGQGSQFVGMARGLLKYPNVREMFSVAQKILGYDLLSLCLEGPEQELMKTVHCQPAVFVTSLAAVERLHQENPKATETCVAAAGFSVGEFAALVFSGSMNFAEALYVVKVRAEAMQKASELVPSGMLSVTGRPQAQYKYACLQAKEHCKSLGIEDPVCSVANYLFPDGRVIAGHQEALDFLQHNASRLQFTRTKLLPVSGAFHTELMRTATEPLREVLKQVEVRRPEIKVYSNVDGKRYMNESHLRRQLVKQLVTPVKWEQTLHEIYERTQGEKFPHTYEVGPGKHLGATLKRCNRKAFISYTHVEVSAYED, from the exons ATGCGGGCTTCACGGTTCGTCAGCATGTTTGCAGCCTCCAGGGGGAAGGTCAAGCCTCTATTCTCTCTGAGCAGGACGCTGTCCTCCGCGGAACATCCTCCGGCCGAGAGCCGCTCTGTTCTGCCGGAACCGGCCGAGGAGCGGAGCCCGAGCAGGAGAAAAGACCCGAGCGGCTGCTCCGTGTTTCTGTTCCCGGGTCAGGGCAGCCAGTTTGTGGGCATGGCCAGAGGACTTCTGAAGTACCCCAACGTCAGGGAGATGTTCTCAGTCGCCCAGAAGATCCTCGGGTACGACCTGCTGTCCCTGTGCCTGGAGGGACCCGAGCAGGAGCTGATGAAGACGGTTCACTGCCAGCCGGCGGTGTTTGTCACGTCACTGGCTGCGGTGGAGAGACTTCACCAAGAGAACCCAAAG GCCACTGAGacgtgtgttgctgctgcaggcttCAGCGTTGGAGAATTTGCTGCTCTGGTCTTTTCTGGTTCCATGAACTTTGCAGAAG CTTTGTATGTGGTGAAGGTGCGAGCAGAGGCCATGCAGAAAGCGTCCGAGCTGGTTCCCAGCGGGATGCTGTCGGTGACTGGTCGACCTCAGGCTCAGTATAAATACGCCTGCCTGCAGGCTAAAGAGCACTGCAAGAGTTTGGGGATTGAGGATCCTGTGTGCTCTGTGGCCAACTATTTGTTTCCTGATGGCAGGGTCATTGCAGGACACCAAGAG GCTCTGGATTTCCTCCAGCACAATGCAAGTCGTCTTCAGTTTACGAGGACCAAGCTTCTCCCAGTCAGCGGGGCCTTTCACACTGAGCTGATGAGGACGGCTACAGAACCACTCAGGGAGGTTCTCAAACAGGTGGAG GTGCGGCGTCCTGAGATCAAAGTGTACTCCAACGTGGACGGGAAGCGCTACATGAACGAGAGCCACTTGCGCAGACAACTGGTGAAGCAGCTGGTGACACCCGTGAAGTGGGAGCAAACGCTGCATGAGATCTACGAGAGGACACAGGGGGAGAAGTTCCCCCACACCTACGAGGTCGGACCCGGAAAGCACCTTGGTGCCAC